One Nitrospina watsonii DNA segment encodes these proteins:
- a CDS encoding response regulator — translation MKTSHNKIRVFVVDDHAVVRQGIKHIIVQNADMEVVGEASHGNEVLEKIKGLDIDVMLMDIEMPEKSGWEVMSQMKYSHPHLGVIILSIFPEDHYGVRLIKAGASGYLTKSSAPEQLVQAIRTVSGGGKFISPSLGEKLIQELDKKDGQPRHAVLSEREFQVFCMIASGKKTKEIADELSLSITTISTHRSNILEKMGMKNNAELIHYALKNGLVR, via the coding sequence ATGAAAACATCCCATAACAAAATCAGAGTTTTCGTGGTCGATGACCACGCGGTCGTCCGCCAGGGCATCAAACACATCATCGTTCAGAATGCGGACATGGAAGTGGTCGGCGAAGCCTCACACGGCAACGAAGTACTGGAAAAGATCAAGGGGCTGGATATCGATGTCATGTTGATGGACATCGAAATGCCGGAAAAAAGCGGGTGGGAGGTGATGTCACAGATGAAGTACAGCCATCCGCACCTGGGTGTCATCATCCTCAGCATTTTTCCGGAAGATCATTACGGCGTGCGGTTGATCAAGGCGGGGGCCTCCGGCTACCTCACCAAATCCAGCGCACCGGAACAACTGGTGCAGGCCATCCGCACCGTATCCGGTGGCGGCAAGTTCATCAGCCCGTCGCTGGGGGAAAAACTGATTCAGGAACTGGACAAGAAAGACGGTCAGCCCCGGCACGCCGTTCTCTCCGAACGCGAGTTCCAGGTGTTCTGCATGATCGCTTCCGGCAAGAAAACCAAGGAAATCGCCGACGAACTGTCCCTCAGCATCACCACCATCAGCACCCACCGTTCCAACATCCTGGAAAAAATGGGGATGAAGAACAACGCCGAGCTCATCCACTACGCGCTCAAGAACGGCTTGGTCCGTTAA
- a CDS encoding B12-binding domain-containing radical SAM protein gives MLFINPAYEKFGGMLSRYIPVGIPVSLGVISAYLRKYGVKNIRVVDEEIETITQDNFRKFVEGLEQPLIIGITVLTSQAGRAYNIGRMYKEAYPDCTVIMGGVHVTALPEEALRNGSADIVVRGEGEETMRQLYHSLREGGDAWQKIRGITFLDEEDELVSNPDNDLIDNLDDVPIFPYELFEHPKYDMGFLTGARGCPYKCSYCSQRILTGLTYRWHSMERIIENVKILVNKYKIENITFYDDIFSVNKRRVIELCDGIVEAGLHEKCAFAVQTRADNIHEDILPAMKRANFKTIGMGMETGVERIAKEANKDQTVEQHLDAVALCKKYGFKVSLFMIYGFPGESKADRDESWRVVNGANVGFVKFNNLIPYPGTPIYDEAQREGRLHIMEGWRNFNSTLSITRSIFDTIPLAYVPKGVTEFELKRDIIRRNLQYYFQWKIVKSILTRDKGVGWIALPPNWFLKPREVAALTGMALILGSNLLFSLLPPFVGNAVFALLKRGRSEAAPKDIKMKDRKFRRSRLPKGAEAEAPEPAAMVEGAEGDDKARSQKGRAEWLGWSSPS, from the coding sequence ATGTTGTTCATCAATCCAGCTTACGAAAAGTTCGGCGGCATGTTGTCGCGCTACATCCCGGTCGGCATTCCGGTGTCGCTGGGCGTCATTTCCGCGTACTTGCGCAAGTATGGCGTGAAGAACATCCGCGTGGTGGATGAAGAAATCGAAACCATCACCCAAGACAACTTTCGCAAGTTCGTGGAAGGTTTGGAGCAGCCGCTGATCATCGGCATCACGGTGCTGACGTCGCAGGCGGGCCGCGCTTACAACATCGGTCGCATGTATAAGGAAGCCTATCCGGACTGCACCGTGATCATGGGCGGCGTGCATGTCACCGCCTTGCCGGAAGAAGCGTTGCGGAATGGATCGGCGGACATCGTGGTGCGCGGCGAAGGTGAGGAAACCATGCGCCAGTTGTACCACTCCCTGCGCGAGGGCGGCGACGCCTGGCAGAAGATCCGCGGCATCACCTTTCTCGATGAGGAGGATGAGCTGGTTTCCAACCCGGACAACGACCTGATCGACAACCTCGACGACGTGCCGATTTTCCCCTACGAATTGTTCGAACACCCCAAATACGACATGGGATTTTTGACCGGCGCGCGCGGCTGCCCCTACAAATGCAGCTATTGCAGCCAGCGCATCCTGACCGGCCTGACCTACCGCTGGCATTCGATGGAACGCATCATCGAAAACGTCAAGATTCTGGTCAACAAATACAAAATTGAAAACATCACCTTTTACGACGATATCTTCAGCGTCAACAAGCGCCGCGTGATCGAGTTGTGCGACGGCATCGTCGAAGCCGGACTGCATGAGAAGTGCGCCTTTGCGGTGCAGACCCGCGCCGACAACATCCACGAAGACATTCTGCCGGCCATGAAGCGCGCCAACTTCAAGACCATTGGCATGGGCATGGAGACCGGCGTCGAGCGCATTGCCAAGGAAGCCAACAAGGACCAGACCGTGGAGCAGCACCTCGATGCGGTGGCGCTCTGCAAAAAATACGGATTCAAGGTATCGCTGTTCATGATTTACGGTTTCCCCGGCGAGAGCAAGGCCGACCGCGACGAGTCGTGGCGGGTGGTCAATGGCGCCAACGTCGGTTTTGTCAAGTTCAACAACCTGATTCCGTATCCCGGCACGCCGATTTATGATGAGGCGCAGCGGGAAGGCCGCCTGCACATCATGGAAGGCTGGCGCAACTTCAACAGCACCCTGTCCATCACGCGCAGTATTTTCGACACGATTCCCCTGGCCTATGTGCCGAAGGGCGTGACCGAATTCGAGTTGAAGCGCGACATCATCCGTCGCAACCTGCAGTATTACTTCCAGTGGAAGATCGTCAAGTCGATCCTGACCCGCGACAAAGGCGTAGGCTGGATCGCCCTGCCGCCGAACTGGTTCCTCAAGCCGCGCGAAGTGGCGGCGTTGACCGGCATGGCCCTCATCCTGGGTTCCAATCTGTTGTTCTCGCTGCTGCCGCCGTTTGTCGGCAACGCGGTGTTTGCGTTGCTCAAGCGCGGACGTTCGGAAGCGGCGCCGAAAGACATCAAGATGAAGGATCGCAAGTTCCGCCGCTCCCGCCTGCCCAAGGGAGCGGAGGCGGAGGCGCCGGAGCCGGCAGCGATGGTCGAAGGCGCGGAAGGCGACGATAAGGCCCGGTCGCAAAAAGGCCGCGCCGAGTGGCTGGGGTGGTCCTCGCCGAGTTGA